The following proteins are co-located in the Eubalaena glacialis isolate mEubGla1 chromosome 14, mEubGla1.1.hap2.+ XY, whole genome shotgun sequence genome:
- the MDH1 gene encoding malate dehydrogenase, cytoplasmic, which translates to MSEPIRVLVTGAAGQIAYSLLYSIGNGSVFGKDQPIILVLLDITPMMGVLDGVLMELQDCALPLLKDVIATDKEEIAFKDLDVAILVGSMPRRDGMERKDLLKANVKIFKCQGAALDKYAKKSVKVIVVGNPANTNCLTASKSAPSIPKENFSCLTRLDHNRAKAQIALKLGVISDDVKNVIIWGNHSSTQYPDVNHAKVKLQGKEVGVYEALKDDSWLKGEFITTVQQRGAAVIKARKLSSAMSAAKAICDHVRDIWFGTPEGEFVSMGIISDGNSYGIPDDLLYSFPVTIKDKTWKVVEGLPINDFSREKMDLTAKELAEEKETAFEFLASA; encoded by the exons ATG TCTGAACCAatccgagtccttgtgactggaGCAGCTGGTCAAATTGCTTATTCACTGCTATACAGTATTGGAAATGGATCTGTCTTCGGTAAAGACCAG CCTATCATTCTCGTGCTGTTGGATATTACTCCCATGATGGGTGTCCTGGATGGTGTCCTGATGGAGCTGCAAGACTGTGCCCTTCCCCTCCTGAAAG ATGTCATCGCAACAGATAAAGAAGAGATTGCCTTCAAAGACCTGGATGTGGCCATTCTTGTGGGCTCCATGCCAAGAAGGGATGGCATGGAGAGGAAAGATTTACTCAAAGCAAATGTGAAAATCTTCAAATGCCAGGGTGCAGCCTTGGACAAATATGCCAAGAAGTCAGTTAAG GTTATCGTGGTGGGAAACCCGGCCAATACCAACTGCCTGACTGCCTCCAAGTCGGCACCGTCCATCCCCAAGGAGAACTTCAGTTGCTTGACTCGTTTGGATCACAACCGAGCTAAAGCTCAG ATTGCTCTTAAACTTGGTGTGATTTCTGATGATGTAAAGAATGTCATCATCTGGGGAAACCATTCCTCAACTCAGTATCCAGATGTCAACCATGCCAAGGTGAAACTGCAAGGAAAGGAAGTTGGTGTTTATGAAGCTCTGAAAGATGACAGCTGGCTCAAGGGAGAATTCATCACG ACTGTGCAGCAGCGCGGTGCTGCTGTCATCAAGGCTCGAAAACTGTCCAGTGCAATGTCTGCTGCGAAAGCCATCTGTGACCACGTCAGAGATATCTGGTTTGGAACCCCAGAG GGAGAGTTTGTTTCCATGGGCATCATCTCTGATGGTAATTCCTACGGTATTCCTGATGATCTGCTTTACTCGTTCCCTGTTACAATCAAG GATAAGACCTGGAAGGTTGTTGAAGGTCTCCCTATTAATGATTTCTCACGTGAGAAGATGGATCTTACTGCAAAGGAActggcagaagaaaaagaaactgcgTTTGAATTTCTTGCCTCTGCCTGA